In one window of Agromyces badenianii DNA:
- a CDS encoding DUF7144 family membrane protein codes for MSTAQQPTGWVGWIGFAAIILILNGAFSALQGLVALVGPNTYYRTTEEGLLMFDLTGWGWWNLIIGALLIVTGVALLSGATWARVVAVILAGLSALGQLFLVPAQPWWSVIVIGINVLVIYAITAHGREMAVANG; via the coding sequence ATGAGCACTGCACAACAACCCACGGGATGGGTCGGATGGATCGGCTTCGCGGCGATCATCCTCATCTTGAACGGAGCGTTCAGCGCGTTGCAAGGCCTCGTCGCGCTGGTGGGACCCAACACCTACTACAGGACGACCGAAGAGGGCCTTCTCATGTTCGACCTGACCGGATGGGGGTGGTGGAACCTCATCATCGGAGCGCTGCTGATCGTGACCGGCGTGGCGCTGCTCTCCGGGGCGACGTGGGCGAGGGTCGTGGCGGTCATCCTCGCCGGGCTGAGCGCCCTCGGACAACTGTTCCTCGTGCCCGCCCAGCCATGGTGGTCGGTCATCGTCATCGGCATCAACGTCCTCGTCATCTACGCGATCACCGCACACGGCCGGGAGATGGCGGTGGCGAACGGGTAG
- a CDS encoding MFS transporter, giving the protein MSESSSRRWWVLVILALTQLIVVLDGTIVNIALPEAQRALGLTDVERQWVVTAYALAFGALLLFGGRIADYWGRKRTYLVGMVGFGAASAIGGIAQTGGELILARGLQGVFAAMMAPAALALLTVAFPGGRDRNTAFAVFGSVAGAGAGVGLVLGGLLTEFVDWRWCLLVNVPIVVVGIIAGMLLVTESKAEGDNRYDWLGVITVALGLGSLVYGFTLAEESWVSLGTIGFIVGGILLLTLFVWIESRVAQPLLPLRIVLDRVRGGAFLLQAIAGSVMIGATVYLTFHLQIVLGFSPLMAGLASLPLTIVISLVAPLATRFLSRVGARPLMIGGPLFAAAGLFFLSFITVGGNYLVQVLPALVLLGIGMAMLFVPMQNLALAGVAPHDAGAASATANAAMQIGGSLGLSIFTTAYAAAAGGVVVAGSASQLESFVSGYSAAFVAAGVAMLIGCVLAIVLIRTPKRDEVPEVTGAVSASD; this is encoded by the coding sequence ATGTCCGAATCCTCGTCCCGGCGCTGGTGGGTCCTCGTGATCCTCGCGCTGACCCAGCTCATCGTGGTGCTCGACGGCACCATCGTCAACATCGCGCTCCCCGAGGCGCAGCGCGCGCTCGGCCTCACCGACGTCGAGCGCCAGTGGGTCGTCACCGCATACGCCCTCGCATTCGGGGCCCTGCTCCTCTTCGGCGGTCGGATCGCCGACTACTGGGGTCGCAAGCGCACCTATCTCGTGGGCATGGTCGGCTTCGGCGCGGCCTCCGCGATCGGCGGCATCGCCCAGACCGGTGGCGAACTGATCCTCGCCCGCGGCCTCCAGGGCGTGTTCGCCGCCATGATGGCGCCCGCGGCACTCGCCCTGCTGACCGTCGCCTTCCCCGGCGGTCGCGACCGCAACACGGCATTCGCCGTCTTCGGGTCCGTCGCCGGCGCCGGCGCCGGCGTGGGCCTCGTGCTCGGCGGGCTCCTCACCGAGTTCGTCGACTGGCGGTGGTGCCTGCTCGTCAACGTGCCGATCGTGGTCGTCGGCATCATCGCGGGCATGCTCCTCGTCACCGAGAGCAAGGCCGAGGGCGACAACCGGTACGACTGGCTCGGCGTCATCACGGTCGCCCTCGGCCTCGGCTCGCTCGTCTACGGGTTCACGCTCGCCGAGGAGAGCTGGGTCTCGCTCGGCACCATCGGGTTCATCGTCGGGGGCATCCTGCTGCTCACCCTCTTCGTGTGGATCGAGTCGCGTGTCGCCCAGCCCCTGCTGCCGCTGCGCATCGTGCTCGACCGGGTGCGCGGTGGTGCGTTCCTGTTGCAGGCGATCGCCGGCAGCGTCATGATCGGCGCCACCGTCTACCTCACGTTCCACCTGCAGATCGTGCTCGGCTTCTCGCCGCTGATGGCCGGACTCGCGAGCCTGCCGCTGACGATCGTGATCTCACTCGTGGCGCCGCTCGCCACCCGGTTCCTGTCGCGGGTCGGCGCCCGGCCGCTCATGATCGGCGGCCCGCTGTTCGCGGCAGCCGGGCTCTTCTTCCTGAGCTTCATCACCGTCGGCGGCAACTACCTCGTTCAGGTGCTGCCGGCGCTCGTGCTTCTCGGCATCGGCATGGCGATGCTCTTCGTGCCGATGCAGAACCTCGCCCTCGCCGGGGTGGCACCGCACGACGCCGGCGCCGCGAGCGCCACGGCGAACGCCGCGATGCAGATCGGCGGCTCGCTCGGCCTCTCGATCTTCACGACGGCATACGCCGCCGCGGCGGGTGGGGTGGTCGTCGCCGGTTCGGCGAGCCAGCTGGAATCGTTCGTCAGCGGCTATTCGGCGGCGTTCGTGGCAGCCGGCGTCGCGATGCTCATCGGTTGCGTGCTCGCGATCGTGCTGATCCGCACACCGAAGCGCGACGAGGTTCCCGAGGTCACCGGAGCGGTGTCGGCGAGCGACTGA
- a CDS encoding carbon-nitrogen hydrolase family protein encodes MQSTTEGFGVAVAQFAPNDDVARNRSELTRLAELAVARGARLVVFPEYSSYFTPEPGEDWSTAAEPLDGAFATHLSALADRLGVHLVAGMIERRDSDRDRGHDRDRGSGRRVANTVVALAPGAGIVARYRKLHLYDAFGQQESAWVEPGAIEPPETFEAGGIRFGLQTCYDARFPEVTRRIVDAGADVVCMPAEWVRGPLKEAHWRVLTTARALENTVYVAAADQAPPMGAGNSMIVDPMGVELATIGEATDVAVAWISKERIDAVRRVNPALALRRFDVIPR; translated from the coding sequence ATGCAGAGCACGACCGAAGGGTTCGGCGTCGCAGTCGCCCAGTTCGCGCCGAACGACGACGTCGCCCGCAATCGCAGCGAACTCACCCGCCTCGCCGAGCTCGCGGTCGCACGCGGCGCCCGACTCGTCGTCTTTCCCGAGTACTCGAGCTATTTCACGCCCGAACCAGGCGAGGACTGGTCGACCGCGGCCGAACCGCTCGACGGCGCGTTCGCCACGCATCTCTCCGCGCTCGCCGACCGCTTGGGCGTGCACCTCGTGGCCGGCATGATCGAGCGCCGCGACAGCGACCGCGACCGCGGTCACGACCGCGACCGCGGCAGCGGCCGGCGGGTCGCCAACACGGTCGTCGCGCTCGCACCCGGCGCCGGCATCGTGGCCCGGTACCGAAAGCTCCACCTCTACGACGCCTTCGGGCAGCAGGAATCTGCCTGGGTCGAACCGGGCGCGATCGAACCGCCCGAGACGTTCGAGGCCGGCGGCATCCGCTTCGGCCTGCAGACCTGCTACGACGCGAGGTTCCCCGAGGTCACGCGGCGCATCGTCGACGCCGGTGCCGATGTCGTCTGCATGCCCGCCGAGTGGGTGCGCGGTCCGCTGAAAGAGGCGCACTGGCGGGTGCTCACCACGGCCAGGGCGCTCGAGAACACCGTCTACGTCGCAGCGGCCGACCAGGCGCCGCCCATGGGTGCGGGCAACAGCATGATCGTCGACCCGATGGGTGTCGAGCTCGCCACGATCGGCGAGGCGACGGATGTCGCGGTGGCCTGGATCTCGAAGGAGCGCATCGACGCGGTGCGCCGGGTGAACCCCGCCCTCGCGCTGCGCCGGTTCGACGTCATCCCGCGCTGA
- a CDS encoding pyridoxal phosphate-dependent aminotransferase, with amino-acid sequence MSDSSPASGLAPWQRTAAGAGLLSPDGTIAATIFAEMSALATRTGAINLGQGFPDEDGPAEVLEAARQAIADGVNQYPPGMGMPVLREAIAAHQQRWYGIELDAASEVLVTAGATEALAATILAFVDTGDEVVTFEPYYDAYAAMIARAGGVHRTVPLRFPEWRPDPDELRAAVNDRTRVILVNSPHNPTGAVLDAETLALIVELAERHDAIIVTDEVYEHLTFGAAHTPIATLPGARERTISISSGGKTFATTGWKIGWLTAPAPLVTAVLAVKQYLTYVNGAPFQPAIATGLGLPDAVFMDAAATLSAKRDLLAAGLVTAGFTISLPHAGYFIVADAAPLGYSDGATLCRELPERAGVVGVPVSAFVHPERHAAYSSLVRFAFCKRRDVLEEASGRLAALSAG; translated from the coding sequence GTGAGCGACTCCTCCCCCGCATCCGGCCTCGCGCCGTGGCAGCGCACCGCGGCCGGCGCCGGCCTCCTCTCGCCCGACGGAACGATCGCGGCGACGATCTTCGCCGAGATGAGCGCGCTCGCCACCCGCACCGGCGCGATCAACCTCGGGCAGGGCTTTCCCGACGAAGACGGCCCCGCCGAAGTGCTCGAGGCCGCGCGACAGGCGATCGCCGACGGCGTGAACCAGTACCCGCCGGGCATGGGCATGCCAGTGCTGCGCGAGGCGATCGCCGCGCACCAGCAGCGGTGGTACGGCATCGAGCTCGACGCGGCATCCGAAGTGCTCGTCACGGCCGGCGCGACCGAAGCGCTCGCGGCGACGATCCTCGCCTTCGTCGACACCGGCGACGAAGTCGTGACCTTCGAGCCGTACTACGACGCCTACGCCGCGATGATCGCCCGTGCCGGCGGGGTGCACCGCACGGTGCCGCTGAGGTTTCCCGAGTGGCGGCCCGACCCCGATGAGCTGCGTGCCGCCGTGAACGACCGCACCCGCGTCATCCTCGTGAACTCCCCGCACAATCCGACCGGCGCGGTGCTCGACGCCGAGACGCTCGCGCTCATCGTCGAACTCGCCGAGCGGCACGACGCGATCATCGTCACCGACGAGGTCTACGAGCATCTCACCTTCGGTGCCGCCCATACCCCGATCGCGACCCTGCCCGGCGCCCGGGAGCGTACGATCTCGATCTCCTCCGGCGGCAAGACGTTCGCGACCACAGGCTGGAAGATCGGCTGGCTCACCGCGCCCGCACCGCTCGTGACGGCAGTGCTCGCGGTCAAGCAGTACCTCACCTACGTCAACGGCGCACCGTTCCAGCCCGCCATCGCGACCGGGCTCGGCCTGCCCGATGCCGTCTTCATGGATGCCGCGGCGACCCTCTCGGCCAAGCGCGACCTGCTCGCCGCCGGCCTCGTCACGGCGGGATTCACGATCTCGCTGCCGCACGCGGGTTATTTCATCGTCGCGGACGCCGCACCGCTCGGCTACTCCGACGGCGCGACGCTCTGCCGGGAACTGCCGGAGCGCGCGGGCGTCGTCGGCGTGCCGGTGAGCGCCTTCGTGCATCCCGAACGCCACGCGGCGTACTCGAGCCTCGTGCGATTCGCGTTCTGCAAACGACGCGACGTGCTCGAGGAGGCCAGCGGGCGACTCGCCGCGCTCAGCGCGGGATGA
- a CDS encoding trypsin-like peptidase domain-containing protein → MTDTTDGAAGEPREADVTETQAAAASTNPAVPTTSAATTGSPAATTGSPAATTDSPAATTGSPAATNAETPAVEHDAAAPAAAPESPAPAAAATGTVYEPGQQPQPYSAPQYTKQPAEAAPAASAAQQPAAAPAPASPTQPGQVPPAFGGPTAPQHETQPTVPLPGLPAEGAAAPAAPKQRRVGLGVAAAIVAAALIGGASGAGINALITSNDGTPASESANSAQNIVVNDTDSVNQITAVAAKASPSVVTISVSGGQSGGTGSGIILSDDGYVLTNTHVVTLDGATGEPTIQVKTNDGHLYEAELVGTDPLSDLAVIKLVDASGLAPLEFADSDKLNVGDSAIAIGAPLGLAGTVTNGIVSALNRSIDVASSAAPSTPDDSQSDGDGQGEQGDGSGSPFDFFFDLPDPESGEPQQPSAATGRVALPVIQTDAAINPGNSGGALLDSEGQLIGVNVAILSTGGSAQGETAGNIGVGFAVPSNLAKRIADEIIENGVASHGLLGATVTSAEAEGTSDTVGALISEVSPDGAAAKAGLQAGDVVTEFNGVPITDQTDLTAQVRALPGGAEAKLTLTRDGSSQTVTVTLGTFEG, encoded by the coding sequence ATGACCGACACCACTGACGGCGCCGCGGGGGAGCCCCGCGAGGCCGACGTCACCGAGACGCAGGCCGCTGCCGCGAGCACGAACCCTGCGGTTCCCACTACTTCCGCTGCGACGACCGGATCGCCCGCTGCGACGACCGGATCGCCCGCTGCGACGACCGATTCGCCCGCTGCGACGACCGGATCGCCTGCTGCGACGAACGCCGAGACCCCGGCCGTCGAGCACGATGCCGCCGCCCCTGCTGCGGCACCGGAGAGCCCGGCCCCCGCCGCCGCGGCGACCGGCACGGTGTACGAGCCCGGGCAGCAGCCGCAGCCCTACTCCGCCCCGCAGTACACGAAGCAGCCGGCCGAGGCCGCGCCCGCGGCATCCGCTGCCCAGCAGCCCGCCGCAGCACCGGCGCCCGCGTCGCCGACGCAGCCCGGCCAGGTGCCGCCGGCATTCGGCGGCCCCACCGCTCCGCAGCACGAGACCCAGCCGACCGTGCCGCTCCCGGGGCTCCCGGCCGAGGGCGCAGCCGCCCCTGCCGCACCGAAGCAGCGCCGGGTCGGACTCGGCGTCGCCGCGGCCATCGTGGCGGCCGCCCTGATCGGCGGTGCATCGGGCGCCGGCATCAACGCGCTCATCACGAGCAACGACGGCACGCCGGCGAGCGAGAGCGCGAACTCCGCCCAGAACATCGTCGTGAACGACACCGACTCGGTCAACCAGATCACCGCGGTCGCAGCCAAGGCGAGCCCGAGCGTCGTCACGATCTCGGTGTCGGGCGGCCAGTCCGGCGGCACAGGCTCCGGCATCATCCTCTCCGACGACGGCTACGTGCTGACCAACACCCATGTCGTGACGCTCGACGGCGCGACCGGCGAGCCGACCATCCAGGTGAAGACGAACGACGGTCACCTCTACGAGGCCGAGCTCGTCGGCACCGACCCGCTCTCAGACCTCGCGGTCATCAAGCTCGTGGATGCCTCGGGCCTGGCCCCGCTCGAGTTCGCCGACTCCGACAAGCTCAACGTCGGTGACTCCGCGATCGCGATCGGTGCCCCGCTCGGACTGGCCGGCACGGTCACCAACGGCATCGTGAGCGCGCTGAACCGCTCGATCGACGTCGCGTCCTCGGCGGCGCCGTCGACTCCCGACGACTCCCAGAGCGACGGCGACGGCCAGGGCGAGCAGGGCGACGGCTCCGGCAGCCCGTTCGACTTCTTCTTCGACCTGCCCGACCCCGAGAGCGGCGAGCCGCAGCAGCCGAGCGCGGCCACGGGTCGCGTCGCGCTTCCGGTGATCCAGACGGATGCCGCGATCAACCCGGGCAACTCGGGTGGCGCGCTGCTCGACTCCGAGGGCCAGCTCATCGGCGTGAACGTGGCGATCCTCTCCACGGGCGGATCGGCTCAGGGCGAGACGGCCGGCAACATCGGCGTCGGCTTCGCCGTGCCCTCGAACCTGGCAAAGCGCATCGCCGACGAGATCATCGAGAACGGCGTGGCGAGCCACGGACTGCTCGGCGCGACCGTGACCTCGGCGGAGGCCGAGGGGACGAGCGACACCGTCGGGGCGCTCATCTCCGAGGTGTCGCCCGATGGCGCGGCCGCGAAGGCGGGCCTGCAGGCCGGTGATGTCGTCACCGAGTTCAACGGGGTGCCGATCACCGACCAGACCGATCTGACCGCGCAGGTGCGGGCGCTCCCCGGCGGTGCAGAGGCGAAGCTGACCCTCACGCGCGACGGTTCATCGCAGACGGTCACCGTCACCCTCGGAACGTTCGAGGGCTGA
- a CDS encoding glycosyltransferase family 2 protein, whose product MPEQPPEVTPPSLLGVSYVMPVLNDATHVRAAVESILAQDYAGPVEVLIALGPSIDGTNELVADLAARDARVRVLENEVGSTPAGLNIGIRAARYPVVVRVDSHSMLPTDYARIAVEELERTGADNVGGIMDARGETPFERAVALAYTTKVGLGGSAFHVGGTAGPAETVYLGVFRREALLRVGLFDETIKRGQDWELNRRLRQTGGLVWFTPRLAVTYRPRSTLGRLARQMFSTGLWRGELARRFPSANGIRYFVPPVMVLGVTLGLLAGIGGLVQLALGAAPWLLLGFAVPIVYLLFVVAAMLVYGRGRGASTAAWFLVVLPCIHVAWGVGFVLGYLALTSNIARHTGR is encoded by the coding sequence ATGCCCGAGCAACCCCCAGAAGTGACGCCACCGTCGCTCCTCGGCGTCTCCTATGTCATGCCTGTGCTGAACGATGCAACGCATGTTCGAGCCGCCGTCGAGTCGATCCTCGCGCAGGACTATGCCGGGCCCGTCGAGGTGCTCATCGCACTCGGCCCCTCGATCGACGGAACCAACGAGCTGGTCGCCGATCTCGCGGCGCGCGATGCGCGTGTGCGCGTGCTCGAGAACGAGGTGGGGTCGACGCCGGCCGGGCTCAACATCGGCATCCGGGCTGCGCGGTACCCGGTCGTGGTGCGGGTCGACTCGCACTCGATGCTGCCGACCGACTACGCCCGCATCGCGGTCGAAGAACTCGAGCGCACGGGGGCCGACAACGTCGGCGGCATCATGGATGCACGCGGTGAGACGCCGTTCGAGCGCGCCGTCGCCCTCGCCTACACCACCAAGGTCGGCCTCGGCGGTTCCGCCTTCCACGTCGGCGGCACGGCCGGGCCGGCCGAGACCGTGTATCTCGGAGTGTTCCGCCGCGAGGCGCTGCTGCGCGTCGGGCTCTTCGACGAGACCATCAAGCGCGGCCAGGACTGGGAGCTGAACCGGCGCCTGCGCCAGACGGGCGGTCTCGTGTGGTTCACGCCGAGGCTCGCCGTGACGTACCGGCCCCGTTCCACCCTCGGCCGGCTCGCCCGCCAGATGTTCTCCACCGGGCTGTGGCGGGGCGAGCTGGCGCGTCGGTTCCCGTCGGCGAACGGCATCCGCTACTTCGTGCCGCCCGTGATGGTGCTCGGTGTCACGCTCGGCCTCCTCGCGGGCATCGGCGGTCTCGTGCAGCTGGCGCTCGGCGCCGCGCCGTGGCTGCTGCTCGGCTTCGCCGTGCCGATCGTCTACCTGCTCTTCGTCGTCGCCGCGATGCTCGTGTACGGGCGCGGGCGCGGTGCGAGCACGGCGGCATGGTTTCTCGTAGTGTTGCCGTGCATACACGTCGCGTGGGGTGTGGGCTTCGTGCTCGGCTACCTCGCGCTGACGAGCAACATCGCCAGGCACACGGGAAGGTGA
- a CDS encoding CDP-alcohol phosphatidyltransferase family protein → MSQTGPVTTRPTSIAELREVTQPPEVRGRRNAEHWTASLYLRKLSPYLTWMLLKTSISANGVTGLMILVGWSTAAAILIPGIWGALLAVVLGQLQMLVDCCDGEVARWRRTSSPAGVFLDKVGHYTTEALIPLALGIRAAAYPLEFPADFLWTTIAALLALVIVLNKALNDMVHVARANAGLAKLADTHGETAPRGGLVAKLRKAARFLPFHRLYHSVELTLIVFAAALVGLIAGQPMTDRIVLAVLLPLALLSLVGHFVAIMASRRVRS, encoded by the coding sequence ATGTCGCAGACTGGTCCGGTCACCACGAGACCCACAAGCATCGCCGAGCTTCGCGAGGTGACCCAGCCGCCCGAGGTGCGCGGTCGTCGCAACGCCGAGCACTGGACGGCGTCGCTGTACCTTCGCAAGCTCTCGCCGTACCTCACGTGGATGCTCCTGAAGACCTCGATCTCGGCCAACGGGGTGACCGGGCTGATGATCCTCGTCGGCTGGTCGACGGCGGCCGCGATCCTGATCCCCGGCATCTGGGGGGCGCTGCTCGCGGTGGTGCTCGGCCAGTTGCAGATGCTCGTCGACTGCTGCGACGGCGAGGTCGCCCGGTGGCGTCGCACCTCGTCGCCCGCCGGCGTGTTCCTCGACAAGGTGGGGCACTACACGACCGAGGCGCTCATTCCGCTCGCGCTCGGCATCCGCGCCGCGGCGTACCCGCTCGAGTTCCCGGCCGACTTCCTCTGGACCACGATCGCGGCGCTCCTCGCCCTCGTGATCGTGCTCAACAAGGCGCTCAACGACATGGTGCACGTCGCTCGCGCGAACGCCGGGCTCGCCAAGCTCGCCGACACCCACGGCGAGACCGCTCCGCGCGGCGGGCTCGTCGCCAAGCTCCGCAAGGCGGCCAGGTTCCTGCCGTTCCACCGGCTCTACCACTCGGTCGAGCTCACGCTCATCGTGTTCGCCGCCGCGCTCGTCGGGCTCATCGCGGGCCAGCCGATGACCGACCGCATCGTGCTGGCCGTGCTGCTGCCGCTCGCGCTGCTCTCGCTCGTCGGCCACTTCGTCGCGATCATGGCCTCCCGTCGTGTCCGGTCCTGA
- a CDS encoding glycosyltransferase family 2 protein, whose translation MGTRPDDLARGIRSILDQQGVVTDVVCVGNGWDPATATPPLPAGVKTLHLPENLGIPAGRNRGVPMVTGEALFFLDDDAFLPSTAFLADGCRVLARRPEVGLLQPRVVDPTGRVSPRRWIPRIRKGDPAHSSNVFSCWEGAVLMPRAVFDATGGWADPFFYAHEGIELAWRVWDTGHVAWYAGDLEAAHPVIDPARHAYYFRLNARNRVWLARRNLPAVLVPLYVGSWTAIQVLRWARNPSALRAWFGGWRAGWREHPGQRRPMRWRTVWRMTLAGRPPVV comes from the coding sequence ATGGGCACCCGGCCCGACGATCTCGCCCGCGGCATCCGCAGCATCCTCGACCAGCAGGGCGTCGTCACCGACGTCGTCTGCGTCGGCAACGGCTGGGACCCGGCCACCGCGACCCCGCCGCTGCCCGCCGGCGTGAAGACGCTGCACCTGCCCGAGAACCTCGGCATTCCGGCCGGACGCAACCGCGGGGTGCCGATGGTCACGGGCGAGGCGCTCTTCTTCCTCGACGACGACGCCTTCCTGCCGAGCACCGCCTTCCTGGCCGATGGATGCCGCGTGCTCGCGCGCCGCCCCGAGGTCGGTCTCCTGCAGCCGCGCGTCGTCGACCCGACGGGCCGGGTCTCTCCCCGTCGCTGGATCCCGCGCATCCGCAAGGGCGACCCGGCGCACTCGAGCAATGTGTTCTCGTGCTGGGAGGGCGCCGTGCTCATGCCCCGTGCGGTGTTCGACGCGACGGGCGGCTGGGCCGACCCGTTCTTCTACGCGCACGAGGGCATCGAGCTGGCCTGGCGGGTGTGGGACACCGGGCACGTCGCCTGGTATGCCGGAGACCTCGAGGCGGCGCATCCGGTCATCGACCCGGCCCGGCACGCCTACTACTTCCGGCTGAACGCGAGGAACCGGGTCTGGCTCGCCCGGCGAAACCTGCCCGCGGTGCTCGTGCCGCTCTACGTGGGTTCCTGGACCGCCATCCAGGTGCTGCGCTGGGCCCGCAACCCCTCGGCCCTCCGGGCCTGGTTCGGCGGCTGGCGGGCGGGCTGGCGAGAGCACCCGGGGCAGCGCCGGCCCATGCGCTGGCGCACGGTGTGGCGCATGACGCTCGCCGGGCGCCCACCCGTGGTGTAG
- a CDS encoding CDP-glycerol glycerophosphotransferase family protein, translated as MGLRKDTRRAVKLAKDIMWSRRAQRSLTVKLAERPPLPPHRFRVGVYFADGKVNLYQLRQWYAPLAQLAEQHPVLVLSRASGAALALLEESPLPVAYVRRVADLEQVIAEQDLHVIFYVNQNAKNFQMMRYGRRWHVFINHGESDKMYMTTNQFKAYDYALIAGDAARARLEKVLWDYDFDKRAIPIGRPQADHYLDDAALPYTPDDREVVLYAPTWEGDRGAAAYGSIASHGVTLVEGLLATGRHRVIYRPHPRSGVVDHEYGAANRAIITAIEAANAADPSAQHVFDNGPNLGWQLAAADVAIVDISAMVYDRLAAGKPLLITSPVNPEAQIDESGYLQACEWLEATDATAMVARVDDVAHDAGALARLGVWVERYFGDTTPGVTTARFHAAIDHLMAEWERFAALHAADGDVDERDVHAAAIDDEEIEA; from the coding sequence GTGGGATTGAGGAAAGACACGAGACGCGCCGTCAAGCTGGCCAAAGACATCATGTGGTCACGACGAGCGCAGCGCTCGCTCACGGTGAAGCTCGCCGAACGGCCGCCGTTGCCGCCCCACCGATTCCGGGTCGGCGTGTACTTCGCCGACGGCAAGGTCAACCTCTATCAGTTGCGGCAGTGGTACGCGCCGCTCGCCCAGCTCGCCGAGCAGCACCCCGTGCTCGTTCTCAGCAGGGCCTCGGGTGCCGCGCTCGCGCTGCTCGAGGAGTCGCCGCTGCCGGTCGCCTACGTGCGCCGGGTCGCCGATCTCGAGCAGGTGATCGCCGAACAAGACCTGCACGTCATCTTCTACGTGAACCAGAACGCGAAGAACTTCCAGATGATGCGGTACGGCCGCCGGTGGCACGTGTTCATCAACCACGGCGAGTCCGACAAGATGTACATGACCACCAACCAGTTCAAGGCCTACGACTACGCCCTGATCGCGGGCGACGCGGCGCGGGCGCGGCTCGAGAAGGTGCTCTGGGACTACGACTTCGACAAGCGCGCGATTCCCATCGGGCGCCCGCAGGCCGATCACTACCTCGACGACGCCGCACTGCCGTACACGCCCGACGACCGGGAGGTGGTGCTGTACGCGCCGACCTGGGAGGGCGACCGCGGAGCCGCCGCCTACGGATCCATCGCGTCCCACGGAGTCACCCTCGTCGAGGGCCTGCTCGCGACCGGACGCCACCGGGTCATCTATCGGCCGCACCCGCGATCGGGTGTCGTCGATCACGAATACGGCGCGGCGAACCGGGCGATCATCACGGCGATCGAGGCGGCGAACGCCGCCGATCCCTCGGCGCAGCACGTCTTCGACAACGGGCCGAACCTGGGCTGGCAGCTCGCCGCCGCCGACGTCGCGATCGTCGACATCTCGGCGATGGTCTACGACCGGCTCGCCGCCGGCAAGCCGCTGCTGATCACGAGTCCGGTGAACCCCGAGGCGCAGATCGACGAGTCGGGCTACCTGCAGGCGTGCGAGTGGCTCGAGGCGACGGATGCCACGGCCATGGTCGCCCGCGTCGACGACGTGGCGCACGACGCCGGGGCGCTCGCGCGACTCGGCGTGTGGGTCGAGCGCTACTTCGGCGACACGACCCCCGGCGTCACCACGGCACGCTTCCACGCCGCGATCGACCACCTCATGGCCGAGTGGGAGCGGTTCGCCGCGCTGCACGCGGCAGACGGCGACGTCGACGAGCGCGATGTGCACGCGGCCGCCATCGACGACGAGGAGATCGAGGCGTAG
- a CDS encoding ABC transporter ATP-binding protein, translating to MDATTVVSAAPYAIRTRGLGIRFRRNRRGRRSFKDLLAGRRRRTRPGEFWALRDVSIEVRPGEAIGVVGRNGQGKSTLLKLVAGVMIADEGTVEVIGGVAPLIEITGGFVEDLTVRDNVYLTAGLHGMTKAQIDAKFDEIIEFADIGDFLDTPYKHLSSGMKVRIAFAVISQLEEPILLVDEVLAVGDKAFREKCYRRIDELLQGGRTLFFVSHNERDLRRFCTRGLYLDKGALVLDGPIDDVIDRYNAEHGAA from the coding sequence TTGGATGCCACGACCGTCGTCTCCGCGGCGCCATACGCCATCCGCACCCGCGGCCTCGGCATCCGCTTCCGTCGCAATCGCCGCGGACGCCGCTCGTTCAAGGACCTGCTCGCCGGTCGGCGCAGGCGCACCCGGCCCGGCGAGTTCTGGGCGCTTCGCGACGTCTCGATCGAAGTGCGCCCGGGTGAGGCGATCGGTGTGGTCGGCCGCAACGGTCAGGGCAAGTCGACGCTCCTGAAGCTCGTGGCCGGCGTCATGATCGCCGACGAGGGCACGGTCGAGGTCATCGGCGGCGTCGCGCCGCTCATCGAGATCACCGGCGGTTTCGTCGAAGACCTCACGGTGCGCGACAACGTCTACCTGACGGCCGGCCTGCACGGCATGACGAAGGCGCAGATCGATGCGAAGTTCGACGAGATCATCGAGTTCGCCGACATCGGCGACTTCCTCGACACGCCGTACAAGCACCTCTCGAGCGGCATGAAGGTGCGCATCGCGTTCGCCGTGATCTCCCAGCTCGAGGAGCCGATCCTGCTCGTCGACGAGGTGCTCGCCGTGGGTGACAAGGCGTTCCGCGAGAAGTGCTACCGCCGCATCGACGAGCTGCTCCAGGGCGGGCGCACGCTCTTCTTCGTCTCGCACAACGAACGCGACCTGCGCCGCTTCTGCACGCGCGGCCTCTACCTCGACAAGGGCGCGCTCGTGCTCGACGGCCCGATCGACGACGTGATCGATCGGTACAACGCGGAGCACGGCGCGGCATAG